The genomic stretch ACCATTCCGGCCGTCGCCGTACAGAAAGGTGCGCTCGATGACCGAGCATCATCTGCCGTCCCAACTCGAGGTCAGCCCCGAGGCTCCCGACCGCAACCTCGCACTGGAACTCGTCCGGGTGACCGAGGCCGGAGCCATGGCCTCGGGCCGCTGGGTCGGGCGCGGCGACAAGAACGGCGCCGACGGCGCCGCCGTCAAGGCCATGCGCGCCTTGATCCACACCGTCTCCATGAACGGCGTCGTGGTCATCGGGGAGGGCGAGAAGGACAACGCCCCGATGCTCTACAACGGCGAGCGGGTCGGTGACGGCACCGGTGCCGAGTGCGATGTGGCCGTGGACCCGGTCGACGGTACGACGCTGACCGCCAAGGGCATGGCCAACGCGGTCTCCGTGATGGCCGTCGCCGAGCGCGGCGCCATGTTCGACCCGTCGGCGGTGTTCTACATGGACAAGCTGGCCACCGGACCGGAGGCCGCCGACTTCGTCGACATCACCGCGCCGGTCGGCGTCAACATCCGCCGGATCGCCAAGGCGAAGAAGTCCGCCGTCGAGGACGTCACCGTCGTCATCCTGGACCGGCCGCGCCACGAGGGCCTGGTCAAGGAGGTGCGGGAGGCGGGCGCCCGGATCAAGTTCATCTCCGACGGCGACGTGGCCGGCGCGATCATGGCGGCTCGCGAGGGCACCGGCGTGGACCTGCTGCTGGGCATCGGCGGTACGCCCGAGGGCATCATCGCCGCGTGCGCCCTCAAGTGCCTGGGCGGCACCCTCCAGGCCAAGCTGTGGCCGAAGGACGACGAGGAGCGGCAGCGCGCGATCGACGCCGGGCACGACCTGGACAAGGTGCTGCAGACCGACGACCTGGTCCGCGGCGACAACGTCTTCTTCGTGGCCACCGGCATCACCGACGGCGAGCTGCTGCGCGGGGTGCGCTACCGCGCCGAGACGGCGACCACCTCGTCGCTGGTGATGCGCTCCAAGTCCGGCACGATCCGCCGGGTCGACTCCGAGCACCGGCTCGCCAAGCTGCGCGCGTACAGCTCGGTCGACTTCGAGCGCCCCAGCTAGCGGCGGCCGGACCGGCGACGGCCGGTCGGCGCGCACAAGCGATCGGGCCGGGACTCCGCCGTCACACTCGGCGGGGTCCCGGCCCGTTACACGTGCCGGGTGCACGGGCCGCTCAGCCGGCGGCCTGCATCCGGGCCGAGCGCTGCAGCTCGGTCTCCCGGCGCCGACGGCGCGCGAGCACGACCCGGCGCTCGGCGGCGGTCAGACCGCCCCACACTCCGTAGGGCTCCGGCTGCACCAGGGCGTGCTCCCGGCATTCGATCATCACGGGGCAGCGGGCGCAGACCCGCTTGGCGGCTTCCTCCCGCGCCAGGCGTGCGGCGGTCGGCTCCTTGGACGGTGCGAAGAACAGTCCCGCCTCGTCACGGCGGCACACCGCCTCCGCGTGCCAGGGACCGGCCTCTTCGCGGGAGGGAACCCGCTGGGGCGGAACAACTGCGGTGTCCTGCAGAGGCTGATGCGGTAGCAGCACGGTCTACTCCTGACGACGGCTTCGGCGAAAGAGTCACCCTTGCCCGTCTCGCTGCGCACGACTTTTCGCACCCCGCAGCCGTACGAGAGACGATGCACCAGCCCTACCCGCTGTACGCGTGCTTATGCACACGGTTGCGAACGGCGTTTGAGCAGTGCGGAAGCGTGGTGAATTCGACCTTCCCGCAGTCCGGAAGACCACCGTCCGCCCGGTTTTCCCCGTCCCACCCGTCGCACCCCGACCGGCCACGGGCGCCGCCTTCACCGACTCCCGTCACAGCCTCCACCGTCACAGCTCCCGCCGCAGCCTCCCCCGCCGCAGGCACCATCTCCACCGGCACCGCCCCCACCGGCAGCCCCGTCAGTCCCAACGCCCCCCGTGCAGACGGCCGTGCCGCTCGCGCCGCTCGTCCCGGCGCTGCTCGTGCCAGGCCCGGCGCCCGTCCCGGCGCTGCTCGTGGATCGCCCGCCGTTCGTC from Streptomyces albofaciens JCM 4342 encodes the following:
- a CDS encoding WhiB family transcriptional regulator; its protein translation is MLLPHQPLQDTAVVPPQRVPSREEAGPWHAEAVCRRDEAGLFFAPSKEPTAARLAREEAAKRVCARCPVMIECREHALVQPEPYGVWGGLTAAERRVVLARRRRRETELQRSARMQAAG
- the glpX gene encoding class II fructose-bisphosphatase, which codes for MTEHHLPSQLEVSPEAPDRNLALELVRVTEAGAMASGRWVGRGDKNGADGAAVKAMRALIHTVSMNGVVVIGEGEKDNAPMLYNGERVGDGTGAECDVAVDPVDGTTLTAKGMANAVSVMAVAERGAMFDPSAVFYMDKLATGPEAADFVDITAPVGVNIRRIAKAKKSAVEDVTVVILDRPRHEGLVKEVREAGARIKFISDGDVAGAIMAAREGTGVDLLLGIGGTPEGIIAACALKCLGGTLQAKLWPKDDEERQRAIDAGHDLDKVLQTDDLVRGDNVFFVATGITDGELLRGVRYRAETATTSSLVMRSKSGTIRRVDSEHRLAKLRAYSSVDFERPS